The sequence AGCCTAGACAAGGGGAAAGAGAAAAGGGGAATACGTTTTCAGTATTACAGGAAATCTCGTATTCTCCTAGAATATTATGGTAACTAAATAtctataaatatattgtctattagTAACACCATTCTCATTGCCTTGATGAGGTATGATGGCAGATGTAGATGGTCTAGAAGATCCGTTGGCCAAAGGAGGCTTGTCCATATGTTGTTGGTCAGCCCCTGAACTTCTAAACCGGAAGGAAGATGTTTCTGATGTGTCCATTCCATTAGTTTATAGCAAAGCTTCCACTTGACTATGCATGGCTCTTAATGTTTCACTGTCATACACATCCGCAGGTAACGTTTCTGTCATCGCCTTCAACTGAACAACATTTAGAACAAATAACAGTCTGATTAGAACGAgttgataaattgctgaaataTAAGGATGCGGGTGAAGGGAGAACAAGCCTTTAATTTAAATCATCATCACATCATTGTTCACTTTATATTCATTTTGTGATCTAAAAATAACTACGATATTATAATAATTGACAAGAGAAGGGTGGTGTGCTAATATCATATCACACATAGCCGGTTGTGCATTCTATAGAGTTTAAGTAGCAAAAACTGATTAGAACTAACTTTTAAATAAGGCTTGATTATTTCAAGATGAAAGACCTTTTAAATTATTCTCCAAAGACTGTACCTTTCCTTGTTTTCCAGGAAGTTAAGTTAGTGAAGTTACAGAAATCAAGCATCCGAGAGGTGTCACGGCGGGTACATATTTATGCGATAATGTATCATTCCTCCTAGTATCAAGTGGCTCAACTTGCTAACCCAAAAATCACAAGTCTATAAAAATAAGGGCTTAGGGTAATGTACCATTACTTTTAGTTTTATGAACTTTCAGGCTCACACTTTAGAGCCATTCAATTTACAGATCATATGTGAACTAATTCGGATATTCATTCTGAAcgcttatttttttcttcttcttattttgcaCCATTATAAGTTGGGATGGACGAGATTACCTGGGCAGCGGTAGCCTTGGTTACTTCCATCGCTTGTATACATTTGGACGATTCTTCCTCTGCTCTTATTTGTGATTTCTGTAGCTCTACCTCTTGAGTGTCACACTTCTGTTTCAAACTCTTAACCTATATTAAATACAATCACATATAAACCAATTTATGGTCAGGAGGTTGACATGTTAAAAtatcaagagaaaaaaaaaagtctgaCACTTACCTGGTTTTGCAACCTCATGACTTCTTGGTTCAAAAGCTCATTTGTTTTCTTGAGGCTATCAATAATACTCTTAGAAAATACAGGAGTCGCAGAGCGTGGAGGACTTGGCTTTCGCGCATATGGTGAAGCCGGTCTAGAAGGTACTGCAGCCTGAGGCTGAGGAGGTGCAGAGGTAGCAACTGGATTTAAAGCCTGTTGAATTGCGGTCAATGAACTTGGAAAAGCAATATCTTTAAGTTGGGAGAGAGACGAAATTTGGGAACCTCCTGTTGTAGAAAAAGGATCAAATCTCGCTCCACCTTGCTTAAATGACCTGACATCAGGGTGCTTCAGTGCTTAAAGACTAAATTAAAGATTTACTGAAgaggaaaaaaatgaaacaacTTAGATTTCCCTTATATCATTTTCTACCCCTAGCATATTCCCTGGTACCACATTCATCTATTGATAGaatgataattttattttattttttggaatatGGATACACATCATTCCAACAAAAGATGAAGCATGGACTTCGTCTGCTTCACTTCTATGTGAGCTCAAGGATTATTCCTTTACAGGAGCTTAAGGTTACAACTGatcgatagttttttttttaatgcaaggtttttttgttttgtcaTTTTGTTTGTTTGAGCGTTCTCTTAGGTTTTCATTTCATCATAGGTTTTCTCTTGTGTAGGAAACTCTAGATTTATACTGTTGTCAAAATCCAATCTACGACCTATGTGTGATCCAATTTCACAACGTGAGCCATCACAATGTCAAATATTGACTACATTTCATCTCTCTCAAATGCCTACTTTTTCTTCCTCGTTTGTAATCAAACAATCTACTGTGATTACTCCTTCTACTAACGTGAGCCATCACAATGTCAATTTCTTTAATCCACACCACAACCTTTTAATGGTTCTTCCACTAGACTCTTTGCTGCTCCAAAAAAGAAAACGGAAGAGATTATAAGTGCTGTTAAGGAAGAGCGTAAACCAttacaagaagatgaagaagaagttgaagaggATATACCATGGATTCAAGAGAAAGTTCAGTGACTCAAGCTTTACCTAGTCCTAGAGTTGGTCAAAGTAAATTACCATGGCTTCTTTAAGGATTACGCTTTTTACTGCGTTTGTTAAGACTGTTTCAGAAGTTTAATTCGTCTTAAGAGAATGACGAAAATTGGTaatattctctttcctttctctgtctgatttttggttttgtagaGAAATTGGGATTTCTAGGGATTTTATTGTTGTTGATTGATGacttgtttttggatttttttttttatataattcggTCATAAATTAGTGAGAATTTTTATTTTATGCAGGTGAATAAGAATGCTAGTTACTCATATCAATAGATGAGTTGTTTCAGAAGGGAAGAGATGCAGTGGAATCAGCCAGTCGTAAGGAGCCTATGCAAAAGGTTAGATATAAACATTCTACAGGAATTTGAAGTTGTTGGTTTTGCTTGTAATAGGGCATTGTTATTATAGTTGAATATTATAAAGCTGATCGTTTGCTGGTAAATAATGTAAGTGAATTAGAAACAGTGTAACACACGATAGTATCAAGTTAGGTTTAATAGTCAGTTGTTAAGCCTTTATCATTGAACTTTGGAAATTAGTGTAAAGTAAACTGGTTCGTAAATTGGGTCTGTAGGCATGTAGTCATGTGAGGAAATTTTGGAAGAGGAGTGCACAAATGATTTTACTGAGCTTGAATGGTTGGATCAAGCTTTGATCATGATATACTTGACCTTAAGCGTGTGACTTTCAAATCTATGACGGGAGGTACATATCTGGAATTGAGAATTAAGATGTGCAATTACTAATCATCATGAAATCTAGAGTACATAGGGATTACATACGGTATACACCATGGGTCAAAAAACTGTTTCCGTGGGTAGATTCTTGTCTTAGTTGTCTAATCTATCTGTTAACAGTACTCACATGTTACATGATGGGTTTCCCCCCTGCATCATTACAGCGCATTTTGCGTACTTCTTATGATGGTTCAATTTATCAGTTATTTTGCATCAGTTTACGTGATTGTTGATTTCTACAAAATGAAACGAGTCCTTAACTCATGTTACAATGAGTGTGATCACCATTAGAGGTGGTTCCTAGTACagattttttgaaaaatttaatctgATTGGAGCATTTCCCTCACTTTAGACTATCATAGGAAGTATGCAAGATTTCCAATAAATTCAGTTGACAGTGGATGTTATTAGATTACACAACACTTTTACCTATTTTCTGGTCCCTATCGCATGCCATCCACTTTAAGCATTAAGCTATTCTGGATTCTTTGTTTTAACTCCATTTCATATGCGTCTTTATTCATTGGCTACTCTACATCCAGACAGGTTTTGGAATGGAGGAAATCTTGAGGAAGTATATCGGCATGCAATGAATGAAAAGCCCTTCAATCCGGATATGGTAGCTAATCTAATCCAACTCAGAAAATCTTCAATGCTGAATGACAGTGAGGTTGCTGAAATTCTAAATGAGATTTCAAGACGATTTGTACGGGATAAAGGTATGTAACTAGTCTGATCCGCTAATGTAATTCTAATTTAGAATTTCCATTTTCCCCTTTACTTCTCTGGAAGGGTAAATCATCGGAGATGCACAAAAGTTGTTAGTTTGTTGGTACTATGTGATACGCTCATAGTACGTCGCCGCAAACATGTCGGCGGGTCTCATCAAGCAAATTCTTCATTGGAACATTACCCAGCCCAATTGACTGCCTGATGCAAGAGATCAGCTCTACCATATTTTGTTGCCTTAAGTTCATAGTAGATTATTTCTTCCAATTGTTGTTTGGCAATTCCAGTCTTTCGGGTCCCTTTGATTGTATTCACTCTAAGATTAAACTCGATATAGCAGGTGTAGTTAAGAGTATAAAAATGACAAGCTGCCAGTGTCACTGCAATTATTTAGGAAGCATCAGCTATTTGGTCTAATGTGGAAGGCAGGAACTTCCGGACAAATGCTTAAGACAATAAGAACTTTCTATACAAAAGCACAAACTGAATAGAGAGACTCTTCAAAATCTGTAATAGGAGATATGTAAGCCGACTTGGGCTTAAAACGACTTTTGCGCAGTGGGTAGTTGAGTAAAGTTGGAACTTGGAAATAAGAAGTCTTGTTTTGTTCGGTGTCTCTTATAGGTTTAAGACATTTTTGCGATTTACTTTGAATAGAAAATCTTGTATCAAATGATGCCTCTTAATTTTTCAGATGAAGTGCATGATCCAAAATAAGCAAAGACAAATGATGATAAGTGATTGATCTGGTGATCTACTGTAATTGCTCCTCAGATGTGACAGCTAACAACTTTACTATGCCTTTTCAGGTCCTGTTGTCATGGATATTTCAGGATACTAAGAGAAGGGTTTCAAGAGAAAATTTGCTGCGCAGGCCCTTTTCGGGAAGATTTTTTTTATCTATCCGAGGTAAATCAATGGACGCTCAATTTAATCGTATTATATGTATGCAAAAATATCAATTTGCTTGGTCctgttcttttccgcattgtttTCAAGTATTTGGTTAATATCATTATCACGTAATTCATTTTTTGCTGCTATAATAGTATAATGGAAAAGATTGAATGGGACTGACCAGCAGTTGAATGAAGCTATATTATTGAAAGAAATAGTAGGCCTAATTCTCATCTAGGCACCCGACTTGCTAAGTTGCATGGTGATATCGTGTAGATACAGAAGCTATGCCGGTCCTGAATAACTTAGCATATTTGGGTGACCAGCCTACATGCCCAACTGTTCCGGGTATAGATAGATTGCATC comes from Papaver somniferum cultivar HN1 chromosome 7, ASM357369v1, whole genome shotgun sequence and encodes:
- the LOC113296006 gene encoding PH, RCC1 and FYVE domains-containing protein 1-like produces the protein MWSFKQGGARFDPFSTTGGSQISSLSQLKDIAFPSSLTAIQQALNPVATSAPPQPQAAVPSRPASPYARKPSPPRSATPVFSKSIIDSLKKTNELLNQEVMRLQNQVKSLKQKCDTQEVELQKSQIRAEEESSKCIQAMEVTKATAAQLKAMTETLPADVYDSETLRAMHSQVEALL